A region of Mesorhizobium sp. M3A.F.Ca.ET.080.04.2.1 DNA encodes the following proteins:
- a CDS encoding FAD-dependent oxidoreductase → MPIPPYKSPSRRSYDIVIVGGAVMGSSTAYWLSQALGDKASILVVERDSSYEFSSTALSTSAIRQQYSNPINVRISQFGIEIIRGFQERMAPFYNNEPAPDLGFREHGYLYCCSPDGVEAAKERVDLQRSLGAHTVFLEPGPLKERFPWLNVEDLGGGSWGSREEGWFDSMGMLNGFRRAARASGVEYIDNAVTGLEVAGGRVVSAKLATGETVACGTLVNAAGPRAQQVAGMAGLSIPVAPYKRYSFVFASANPIPGRMPNVIDLSGTFVRPEGELFLTGNTPQGDGPADYDDFEMHFEEFDDYIWPALWHRIPAFDALKVQTSWTGHYEYNMLDHNGIVGFHPEVRNFMFANGFSGHGLQQSPAVGRAVSELIVHGSFQTLDLSPFCYERIPRNEPFLEEAVI, encoded by the coding sequence ATGCCGATTCCTCCCTACAAATCTCCTTCGCGCAGGTCCTATGACATCGTCATCGTCGGCGGCGCGGTCATGGGCTCGTCTACGGCTTACTGGCTGAGCCAGGCGCTGGGCGATAAAGCTTCAATCCTGGTGGTCGAGCGCGACTCGAGTTACGAATTCTCCTCGACGGCGCTCTCCACCAGCGCCATCCGCCAGCAATATTCCAATCCGATCAACGTGAGGATCAGCCAGTTCGGCATCGAGATCATCCGCGGCTTCCAGGAGCGGATGGCGCCTTTCTACAACAACGAGCCGGCCCCCGACCTCGGCTTTCGCGAGCACGGATATCTTTACTGCTGCTCGCCTGACGGCGTGGAGGCGGCCAAGGAACGGGTCGACCTGCAGCGCAGCCTCGGCGCTCATACGGTCTTTCTCGAGCCGGGTCCGCTGAAGGAACGCTTTCCGTGGCTGAATGTCGAGGATCTCGGCGGCGGTTCATGGGGTTCCCGCGAAGAGGGCTGGTTCGATTCCATGGGCATGCTGAACGGCTTCCGCCGCGCCGCGCGAGCCAGCGGGGTCGAATACATCGACAATGCCGTGACGGGGCTGGAGGTGGCTGGCGGCCGAGTCGTCTCGGCGAAACTCGCGACCGGCGAGACGGTGGCCTGCGGCACCTTGGTCAACGCCGCGGGCCCGCGAGCGCAGCAGGTCGCCGGCATGGCCGGGCTCTCCATCCCGGTAGCGCCTTACAAGCGCTACAGCTTCGTCTTCGCCAGTGCCAATCCGATCCCGGGCCGCATGCCCAACGTCATCGATCTTTCCGGCACGTTCGTGCGCCCGGAAGGTGAGCTTTTCCTCACCGGCAACACGCCGCAAGGCGATGGGCCGGCCGACTATGACGACTTCGAAATGCATTTCGAGGAGTTCGACGACTATATCTGGCCGGCGCTGTGGCACCGCATTCCGGCCTTCGACGCCTTGAAGGTCCAGACCAGTTGGACCGGCCATTACGAATACAACATGCTCGACCACAACGGCATCGTCGGCTTCCACCCAGAGGTAAGAAACTTCATGTTTGCCAATGGCTTCTCCGGTCACGGCCTGCAGCAGTCGCCGGCGGTTGGCCGGGCGGTGTCGGAGCTGATCGTCCACGGATCCTTCCAGACGCTCGACCTGTCGCCGTTCTGCTACGAGCGTATCCCGCGCAACGAGCCGTTCCTCGAAGAAGCCGTCATCTGA
- a CDS encoding 2-hydroxy-3-oxopropionate reductase yields the protein MKIGFIGLGVMGAPMARHLADAGHDIVTVLNRSPLPKGLNASVVASPAEVACASEIVITMLPDTPDVELVLVGQNGVLEGISAGKLVIDMSSISPIATAGFASRFRQAGAGYLDAPVSGGEVGAKAASLTVMVGGPAAEFERALPIFEKLGRNITLIGEKNGAGQTCKIANQIIVALNIEAVAEALVFASKAGCDPAKVRSALMGGFASSRVLEVHGERMIARSFAPGFRIRLHQKDLNLALESARALGAALPSTAMAQQLMNACSARPDGAEADHSSLVRALEVLSDHELSKERN from the coding sequence ATGAAAATTGGCTTTATCGGTTTGGGCGTGATGGGTGCGCCAATGGCGCGACATCTCGCCGATGCCGGACACGATATCGTCACGGTGCTGAACCGCTCGCCTCTTCCAAAAGGGCTGAATGCGTCGGTGGTCGCCTCCCCTGCCGAAGTGGCGTGCGCATCCGAGATCGTCATCACCATGCTGCCCGACACGCCTGACGTGGAACTGGTCCTCGTCGGCCAAAACGGTGTGCTGGAGGGAATCTCGGCGGGAAAGCTGGTCATCGACATGAGTTCGATAAGCCCGATCGCCACGGCCGGATTCGCGTCGAGGTTCCGGCAAGCCGGCGCCGGCTATCTGGACGCACCCGTCTCCGGCGGCGAGGTCGGCGCCAAGGCAGCGAGCCTCACGGTCATGGTCGGCGGCCCGGCCGCCGAGTTCGAGCGCGCGTTGCCGATCTTTGAGAAGCTCGGCAGGAACATCACGCTGATCGGCGAGAAGAACGGCGCCGGCCAGACCTGCAAGATCGCCAACCAGATCATCGTAGCGCTCAACATCGAGGCCGTTGCCGAGGCTCTGGTCTTTGCCAGCAAGGCCGGCTGCGATCCGGCGAAAGTGCGCAGTGCCCTGATGGGGGGCTTTGCCTCCTCGCGTGTGCTGGAGGTCCATGGCGAGCGCATGATCGCCCGCAGTTTTGCGCCGGGGTTTCGCATCCGGCTGCACCAGAAGGATCTCAATCTCGCGCTCGAAAGCGCCCGCGCGCTCGGCGCGGCACTGCCGAGCACAGCGATGGCGCAGCAATTGATGAACGCCTGTTCGGCGCGACCGGACGGCGCGGAAGCCGACCACTCGTCCCTCGTTCGGGCTCTCGAAGTCCTGAGCGACCATGAATTGTCAAAGGAAAGGAATTGA
- a CDS encoding SDR family oxidoreductase, with amino-acid sequence MTTAFITGATSGIGRAIAIALSDAGYDVYAVGRSQAALKELQSERPGIVPIAVDITDREALESVLAGLTVDVLINNAGIMPPLGNFADMKIADIDTTLEINLSAAILLTRLVVSQMRERQSGHILFTGSVAGHAAFSNIAVYSATKAAISGFAAGLRADLSPSGIRVTEIVAGRVETQLYNQILDANARAAMYAGKVVQPDDVAKMVVAVLALPAWADVTRFDIMPTWPTSPSGTK; translated from the coding sequence GTGACCACAGCCTTCATCACAGGAGCGACGAGCGGCATAGGGCGAGCGATCGCCATCGCGTTGAGCGACGCCGGCTATGACGTCTATGCGGTCGGCCGCAGCCAGGCAGCGCTGAAGGAGCTGCAGTCCGAGCGGCCAGGCATTGTTCCGATCGCCGTCGACATCACCGATCGCGAGGCGCTGGAATCGGTGCTGGCAGGTCTAACCGTCGACGTCTTGATCAACAATGCCGGCATAATGCCGCCGCTCGGCAACTTCGCCGACATGAAGATCGCCGATATCGACACGACGCTTGAGATAAACCTCAGCGCAGCGATCCTGCTCACCCGCCTCGTCGTGTCGCAGATGCGCGAGCGGCAGTCGGGGCACATATTGTTCACCGGCTCCGTCGCGGGCCATGCCGCATTCTCCAACATTGCCGTCTACTCGGCCACCAAGGCGGCGATCTCGGGCTTTGCCGCCGGGTTGCGCGCCGACCTCTCCCCGTCCGGCATACGTGTCACCGAGATCGTCGCCGGCCGTGTCGAGACGCAGCTTTACAACCAGATCCTCGACGCCAACGCGCGCGCTGCCATGTACGCCGGAAAGGTGGTGCAGCCGGATGACGTGGCCAAGATGGTCGTCGCGGTGCTGGCGCTCCCCGCGTGGGCCGACGTTACCCGTTTCGACATCATGCCGACCTGGCCGACCTCGCCGAGCGGCACCAAATAA
- a CDS encoding aldolase/citrate lyase family protein, translating to MQERINSLKAAVQANRSHIGIWCSLASALTTEVVAGSGAGWLLIDGEHSPNDLRSIMAQLQVTAAFPCEAVVRLPSDDPNLIKQALDVGARSLMIPNVRTADQARTIVAAMTYAPGGFRGFSVGHRANAFGRIAGYHAKAREQQLLAVQIEDESGVANAAEIAAVEGVDVLFLGPGDLSTNMGAMGNPGAAHVQEAISSVRKAAAAAGKASGILAPVKTDADRYLDDGFTMIAVGSDLGLLARGSDALIASFNR from the coding sequence ATGCAGGAGCGCATCAACTCGCTGAAGGCGGCCGTGCAGGCAAACCGATCTCATATCGGAATCTGGTGCTCGTTGGCCTCGGCGCTCACCACCGAGGTCGTTGCAGGTTCCGGAGCAGGTTGGCTGCTGATCGACGGCGAGCACAGCCCGAACGATCTGCGCAGCATCATGGCGCAGTTGCAGGTCACCGCGGCATTCCCTTGCGAGGCGGTGGTGCGGCTGCCATCGGACGATCCCAATCTCATCAAGCAGGCGCTGGATGTCGGCGCCCGCAGCCTGATGATCCCGAACGTGCGGACTGCGGATCAGGCGCGGACAATCGTTGCCGCAATGACATACGCGCCCGGCGGCTTCCGCGGCTTCTCGGTCGGCCACCGCGCCAACGCGTTCGGCCGGATCGCCGGTTACCACGCCAAGGCGCGCGAGCAGCAGCTGCTGGCCGTGCAGATCGAAGACGAATCCGGCGTCGCCAATGCCGCCGAGATTGCAGCGGTGGAGGGCGTCGACGTCCTGTTTCTCGGGCCGGGCGATCTCTCCACGAACATGGGCGCCATGGGCAATCCCGGCGCGGCACACGTACAGGAAGCAATTTCGTCGGTGCGCAAGGCTGCGGCAGCCGCGGGCAAGGCCAGCGGCATCCTGGCTCCCGTCAAGACGGATGCCGACCGCTATCTCGACGATGGCTTCACCATGATTGCCGTCGGTTCGGACCTCGGCCTGTTGGCACGAGGCTCGGATGCCCTGATCGCCTCGTTCAACCGGTAG
- a CDS encoding FadR/GntR family transcriptional regulator — protein sequence MTKRKPLSTVVAESLADKIHSGKLQPGAQLPTEAELCAEYDVSRTVVREAVARLRSEGMVVPQQGRGMFVSQTPAPRNFSIPDEALRTLPETIALLELRLSVEVESAGLCAERRTDKEASNIRAMMDEIDAQQADPAAVQIHYDYDFHLAIAKAARNEFIHGFLSYLGPMIVPRFQLGYVVEPALKDSYYARIHSEHQAIVDAIERQDGRAARQAMRKHLHNSLGRVRALARASGVEATDAEQKAAAATLFTKMKRPVSTGG from the coding sequence ATGACGAAGCGCAAGCCGCTGTCCACCGTTGTGGCGGAGAGCCTGGCCGACAAGATCCATTCGGGAAAGCTGCAGCCCGGCGCGCAACTGCCGACGGAGGCGGAGCTTTGCGCCGAATACGATGTCAGCCGCACGGTTGTGCGCGAAGCGGTGGCGCGTCTGCGCTCGGAAGGCATGGTGGTGCCGCAGCAAGGGCGCGGTATGTTTGTCAGCCAAACGCCTGCACCACGCAATTTCTCAATTCCGGACGAGGCGCTCAGAACCCTGCCGGAAACCATCGCCCTGCTCGAATTGAGATTGAGCGTCGAAGTGGAATCCGCCGGGCTTTGCGCGGAACGCCGGACCGACAAGGAAGCGAGCAATATCCGGGCCATGATGGATGAGATCGACGCGCAGCAGGCGGATCCCGCCGCCGTCCAGATCCACTACGACTATGATTTTCACCTCGCGATCGCCAAGGCCGCCCGCAATGAGTTCATCCATGGCTTCCTGAGCTATCTCGGACCGATGATCGTGCCACGTTTCCAACTCGGCTATGTCGTCGAGCCGGCACTCAAGGACAGCTACTACGCGCGCATTCACAGCGAGCACCAAGCCATCGTCGATGCGATCGAAAGACAGGATGGCCGCGCCGCCCGCCAGGCCATGCGCAAGCATCTGCACAACAGCCTCGGACGCGTGCGCGCCTTGGCGAGAGCCTCTGGCGTAGAGGCAACGGATGCAGAGCAGAAGGCGGCCGCGGCCACGCTTTTCACCAAAATGAAAAGGCCGGTATCGACAGGCGGATGA
- a CDS encoding LysR substrate-binding domain-containing protein — translation MTGKLRLPSLNALRVFHAVAQHKSFRQAADELLVTPQAVGQQIKLLEDTLQVTLFERKGRSIELTESAILLSHYVKAGFDEFSEGVRRVTKSNYRDRINLNASPYFATHYLLPRLALYREILPGADLRLTTMVDLPDFGRDDIDMTVQWGYGNWPDYETTLLVPDPKIICCTPAIGEKIKSAQDLTRFTLLDTVKSKRLWPDILRHLGVEQAEGDRSIGFDDAATMRRAALQGIGIGLVSVIDAEEDLRSGALVAPIGRDALSDMKTEEVPGFYLIVPRGHLRVKAVAALHRWLVQQDWGSDLKLSSLPKPTPLSD, via the coding sequence ATGACCGGCAAGCTTCGCCTTCCTTCGCTCAATGCTCTTCGGGTCTTTCATGCCGTGGCGCAGCACAAAAGCTTCCGGCAGGCGGCCGACGAGCTGCTGGTGACCCCACAGGCCGTCGGGCAGCAGATCAAGCTCCTGGAGGACACGCTCCAGGTGACGCTGTTCGAGCGCAAGGGCCGATCGATCGAACTGACCGAGTCGGCGATCCTGCTCTCGCATTACGTCAAGGCCGGCTTCGACGAGTTCTCCGAAGGCGTCCGCCGCGTCACCAAATCGAACTACAGGGATCGCATCAACCTCAATGCGAGCCCCTACTTCGCCACGCACTATCTTCTGCCCAGGCTTGCGCTGTACCGCGAGATCCTGCCGGGCGCCGACCTACGCCTGACGACGATGGTCGACTTGCCCGATTTCGGCCGTGACGACATCGATATGACGGTGCAGTGGGGCTACGGCAACTGGCCGGACTACGAGACCACGCTGCTGGTGCCGGATCCGAAGATCATCTGCTGCACGCCGGCCATCGGCGAGAAGATCAAGTCGGCTCAGGACCTGACGCGGTTCACCCTGCTCGACACCGTCAAGTCGAAGCGCCTGTGGCCGGACATATTGCGGCACCTCGGCGTGGAGCAGGCGGAAGGTGACCGCAGCATCGGCTTCGACGACGCCGCGACGATGCGCCGTGCGGCCCTGCAGGGCATCGGCATCGGGCTCGTCTCCGTCATCGACGCCGAGGAGGATTTGCGATCGGGCGCGCTGGTTGCGCCGATCGGCCGTGACGCTCTTTCAGACATGAAGACCGAGGAGGTCCCAGGCTTCTACCTGATCGTGCCGCGCGGTCATCTGCGCGTGAAAGCCGTGGCGGCCCTGCATCGATGGCTCGTTCAGCAGGACTGGGGGAGCGACCTCAAGCTTTCTTCGCTGCCGAAACCGACCCCGCTCTCCGATTAG
- a CDS encoding shikimate dehydrogenase — protein sequence MRGTGKADVFVMLAHPVGHAKSPGIFNEIFEQKGLDSLMVPLSCRPEDFDTFWAGITAAENIRGVIISVPYKVPVYHKCAAAHDRAARVQSANSVRRQADGTWYADNFDGVGFIDGLKAGGHQIAGRRILQVGAGGAGSSLTYCLAEEGAAEIRLADIDTERAQKLASLVHQSFPNCRIEVGQPDPSGMDMAINATPSGLKAGDPLPMDVSRLTPNMTVVDIIMEPAQTALLKAAKEIGCRIQPGRPMMDFQVEAMAEFFDIERKDRGNG from the coding sequence ATGCGCGGAACCGGCAAAGCCGATGTCTTCGTGATGCTTGCCCATCCCGTGGGCCATGCGAAGAGCCCTGGCATCTTCAACGAGATCTTCGAGCAGAAAGGGCTCGACAGCCTGATGGTGCCGCTGAGCTGCCGTCCGGAGGACTTCGACACCTTCTGGGCCGGCATCACGGCGGCGGAGAACATCCGTGGCGTCATCATCTCGGTGCCGTACAAAGTGCCGGTCTACCACAAATGCGCGGCCGCCCACGACCGCGCGGCACGCGTGCAGAGCGCGAACTCCGTGCGCAGGCAGGCCGACGGCACCTGGTATGCCGACAATTTCGACGGCGTCGGCTTCATCGACGGGCTGAAGGCGGGCGGACACCAGATCGCAGGCCGGCGCATCCTTCAGGTCGGCGCCGGCGGCGCTGGCTCCTCGCTGACCTACTGCCTGGCCGAAGAAGGCGCAGCGGAAATTCGCCTTGCCGACATCGACACGGAACGTGCGCAGAAGCTCGCGTCGTTGGTCCACCAATCCTTTCCAAATTGCCGCATCGAGGTCGGCCAGCCCGACCCATCCGGAATGGACATGGCGATCAACGCCACACCGTCCGGCCTGAAGGCCGGCGACCCGCTGCCGATGGATGTGAGCCGACTGACGCCGAACATGACGGTGGTCGACATCATCATGGAGCCGGCCCAGACGGCCCTGCTCAAGGCGGCGAAGGAAATTGGCTGCCGGATCCAGCCCGGACGCCCGATGATGGATTTCCAGGTAGAAGCCATGGCTGAATTTTTCGACATCGAGCGGAAGGATCGCGGCAATGGCTGA
- a CDS encoding SDR family oxidoreductase, whose translation MAEAMTAVVIGGTSGIGRAIAERFAEDGYQVVVAGRDAVRGKETATACETAGAPRAVFVQTDVAAPSSVEALAVDAVDRFGTPHVVVNCAGILQSGKHVLDQDLDEDEKMWRINYRGTLLGCQVFGRLMSAAGRGAILNVGSLASFAPLSLPAYTPGKHAVLALTQMLAAELGPHGVRVNAVAPGYTLSDGLKTKIAKGERNPDAIQATTALRRFVEPRDVAEAALFLCSDRAASITGITLPVDAGWLVQAPYAQYLQGNPIRQAPVI comes from the coding sequence ATGGCTGAAGCAATGACCGCCGTCGTCATCGGCGGCACATCCGGCATCGGACGCGCGATAGCAGAGCGCTTCGCCGAGGACGGCTATCAGGTGGTCGTCGCGGGCCGCGATGCCGTCCGAGGCAAGGAAACGGCAACGGCCTGCGAGACTGCCGGCGCGCCACGCGCCGTCTTTGTCCAGACCGATGTCGCCGCCCCCTCCTCTGTCGAGGCTCTGGCGGTCGATGCCGTGGACAGGTTCGGTACGCCTCATGTCGTGGTCAACTGCGCCGGCATCCTTCAGAGCGGCAAGCATGTGCTCGACCAGGATCTGGACGAAGACGAGAAGATGTGGCGGATCAACTATCGCGGCACCCTTCTCGGCTGCCAGGTGTTCGGCCGGCTGATGTCGGCCGCCGGGCGCGGCGCGATCCTCAACGTCGGGTCGCTGGCCTCTTTCGCACCGCTGTCGCTCCCAGCCTACACGCCCGGGAAGCACGCGGTGCTGGCCCTGACCCAGATGCTGGCTGCCGAGCTCGGTCCGCATGGGGTTCGCGTCAATGCCGTGGCGCCGGGCTACACGCTCTCCGACGGGCTGAAGACCAAGATCGCCAAAGGCGAACGCAACCCGGATGCGATCCAGGCCACTACGGCGCTGCGCCGCTTCGTCGAGCCGCGCGACGTGGCCGAGGCGGCCTTGTTCCTCTGCTCCGACCGCGCCGCTTCGATCACCGGGATCACGCTGCCCGTCGATGCCGGCTGGCTTGTCCAGGCGCCCTACGCGCAGTACCTGCAAGGCAATCCTATCCGGCAAGCACCGGTGATCTGA
- a CDS encoding ABC transporter permease subunit (The N-terminal region of this protein, as described by TIGR01726, is a three transmembrane segment that identifies a subfamily of ABC transporter permease subunits, which specificities that include histidine, arginine, glutamine, glutamate, L-cystine (sic), the opines (in Agrobacterium) octopine and nopaline, etc.), protein MVSLLRNQKARNALLQVVYVGSLGALVLACAMIARRNLAQQGITSGFDFLYKSTGWDVSFSLLPATANDPYWWYFLIGIINTLFLGSVGLILATVVGTIVGLARTSSNELARLLGRTYVDIFRNIPLILQVFFWYAVITHLPTPRAAHQAFGMLLTSRGLYAPIPNVGGVAFAAAAIAFIGAIALPVWLGRTSRLNRPLGERLGIQLAGAAAALACAVLILAGGRLPGLPLLDFPALQGLNIKGGLRIPPEFSALAVAIAIYGGSYIAEIVRGGFKAVSKGQVEAALSLGLSPWRIFTLVRLPLALRAMLPILANQYVWLIKATTMGIAVGFTDFFMIVALTINHSGQTLEAIGILMAGFLTINLSLAAVFNRINKAIALKGNQLRG, encoded by the coding sequence ATGGTCAGCCTGCTGAGAAATCAGAAGGCCCGCAACGCGCTGTTGCAGGTTGTCTATGTCGGGTCGCTTGGAGCGCTGGTGCTGGCCTGCGCGATGATCGCCCGACGCAACCTTGCCCAGCAGGGGATCACCTCCGGGTTCGACTTCTTGTATAAGTCGACGGGTTGGGACGTGAGCTTTTCCCTCCTGCCCGCCACGGCCAATGATCCCTACTGGTGGTATTTCCTGATCGGGATCATCAATACGCTCTTCCTGGGCAGCGTCGGGCTGATCCTGGCGACAGTCGTCGGGACGATCGTCGGTTTGGCGCGCACCTCCTCCAACGAATTGGCGCGGCTGCTCGGCCGTACCTATGTCGACATCTTCCGCAACATCCCGCTGATCCTGCAGGTGTTCTTCTGGTACGCCGTCATCACGCACCTGCCGACGCCGCGCGCCGCGCATCAGGCCTTCGGCATGTTGCTGACCAGCCGTGGCCTTTATGCACCGATCCCCAATGTCGGCGGCGTTGCGTTCGCGGCGGCGGCCATCGCATTCATCGGCGCAATCGCGCTTCCCGTCTGGCTGGGCAGGACGTCGCGCCTCAACCGACCGCTCGGCGAGCGCCTCGGCATCCAACTCGCCGGCGCGGCGGCGGCGCTGGCCTGCGCGGTCCTCATCCTGGCGGGCGGCCGCCTTCCGGGCCTGCCGCTGCTCGACTTCCCGGCCTTGCAGGGCCTCAACATCAAAGGGGGCTTGCGCATTCCGCCGGAATTTTCCGCGCTGGCGGTGGCTATCGCCATCTATGGCGGCTCCTACATCGCCGAGATCGTGCGCGGCGGCTTCAAGGCTGTCAGCAAGGGCCAGGTGGAAGCGGCACTTTCGCTGGGGCTCAGCCCTTGGCGCATCTTCACGCTGGTGCGGCTGCCGCTGGCGCTGCGCGCCATGCTGCCGATCCTCGCCAACCAGTATGTCTGGTTGATAAAGGCAACGACGATGGGCATTGCCGTCGGTTTCACCGACTTCTTCATGATCGTGGCGCTGACGATCAACCATTCCGGCCAGACGCTTGAGGCGATCGGCATCCTGATGGCGGGCTTCCTTACCATCAATCTGAGCCTGGCCGCTGTATTCAACCGCATCAACAAGGCCATTGCCCTTAAGGGCAATCAACTGAGGGGATGA
- a CDS encoding amino acid ABC transporter substrate-binding protein, with the protein MKMMQWGAAAVALGLVHFAVPAEAAGGKTLETVKARGMLNCTGHDGSYLGFAEVDDTGNWKGMDIDLCKAVATAVLGGPAKLKVVPISWAQRWPSLQSGDVDIIIKASGGTLSRDTELGLQFSMSYYLGTTKVMAHKELNLKSLKDANGGTICIPAGTTIEQQVAAYAQKVGIKLEPVVIEKTEELEQAYFSGRCDMYAQWGPVLAIARVAKGKVDDHVILPDVLAVEPEVMIVRQGDDNWVDVANWTLTALLFAEEEGITSKNVDEIKAKPTSPQVAKFLGATPGLGKGLGLADDWAYNVIKKVGNYGEIFDRDLGKDSPYKMDRELTNLWNNGGVLFPLVID; encoded by the coding sequence ATGAAAATGATGCAATGGGGGGCCGCGGCCGTGGCCCTTGGCCTGGTTCATTTCGCGGTGCCGGCCGAGGCGGCCGGCGGCAAGACGCTGGAAACCGTGAAGGCGCGCGGAATGCTCAACTGCACCGGCCATGACGGCTCCTATCTCGGCTTCGCCGAGGTCGACGACACGGGCAACTGGAAGGGCATGGACATCGATCTCTGCAAAGCGGTGGCCACGGCCGTGCTCGGCGGTCCGGCGAAGCTGAAAGTCGTTCCGATCAGCTGGGCCCAGCGCTGGCCGTCGCTGCAGTCGGGCGACGTCGACATCATCATCAAGGCCTCGGGCGGCACGCTCAGCCGCGACACCGAACTCGGCCTGCAATTCTCGATGTCCTATTATCTCGGCACAACCAAGGTGATGGCGCACAAGGAACTCAATCTGAAGTCGCTGAAGGACGCCAATGGCGGCACGATCTGCATTCCCGCCGGGACGACCATCGAGCAGCAGGTTGCGGCCTATGCGCAGAAGGTGGGAATCAAGCTGGAACCGGTCGTCATCGAAAAGACCGAGGAGCTTGAGCAGGCATACTTCTCGGGCCGCTGCGATATGTACGCCCAATGGGGGCCGGTTCTCGCAATCGCGCGTGTCGCCAAGGGCAAGGTCGACGACCACGTGATCCTGCCCGACGTGCTCGCCGTCGAGCCCGAGGTGATGATCGTGCGGCAAGGCGACGACAATTGGGTCGACGTTGCCAATTGGACGCTCACTGCCCTGCTCTTCGCCGAGGAGGAAGGCATCACGTCCAAGAATGTCGATGAGATCAAGGCCAAGCCGACCTCACCGCAGGTGGCGAAGTTCCTCGGCGCGACACCGGGCCTGGGCAAGGGTCTCGGGCTCGCCGACGACTGGGCCTACAACGTGATCAAGAAGGTCGGCAATTACGGCGAGATCTTCGATCGCGATCTGGGCAAGGACTCGCCCTACAAGATGGATCGCGAGCTGACCAACCTCTGGAACAATGGCGGGGTCCTGTTCCCGCTGGTGATCGACTGA
- a CDS encoding SDR family oxidoreductase: MKDLSVLIVGGGAGLGALLARMAVEAGAAKLGIIDINKEAAEAALEPAKAKGLPTAAATCDIQLGPQCHAAFDAVVANLGRVDTLINCAAIYPRRPLLEITDAEWDASNGINIKGTYHMMVAAVRHMQLQEPKAQVRGRIVNLTSVDAFKAHPQNAHYAATKAAVVSLTRSFAHHVAKDGILVNSVAPAGMATEKAKALGFLEELAKASPLGRGAEPTEIAEWVLMTGGPKNTYMTGENVIVSGGYIYA, translated from the coding sequence ATGAAGGATCTTTCCGTTCTGATCGTTGGCGGCGGCGCCGGCCTGGGTGCGCTTCTCGCCCGCATGGCCGTCGAGGCCGGAGCGGCCAAGCTGGGCATCATCGACATCAACAAGGAAGCCGCCGAGGCAGCGCTCGAACCAGCAAAGGCCAAGGGCTTGCCGACCGCGGCCGCGACTTGCGACATCCAGCTCGGCCCTCAATGCCACGCCGCCTTCGACGCCGTCGTTGCGAATCTCGGACGCGTCGACACGCTGATCAATTGCGCCGCGATCTACCCACGCCGTCCGCTGCTCGAGATCACCGACGCCGAGTGGGACGCCTCCAACGGCATCAACATCAAGGGCACCTACCACATGATGGTGGCGGCGGTTCGCCACATGCAGTTGCAGGAGCCGAAAGCCCAGGTGCGCGGGCGCATCGTCAATCTGACCTCGGTCGACGCTTTCAAGGCGCATCCGCAGAACGCCCATTATGCGGCAACGAAGGCTGCGGTCGTCAGCCTGACGCGGTCCTTTGCCCATCACGTCGCAAAGGACGGGATCCTGGTGAATTCGGTGGCGCCGGCCGGCATGGCCACGGAGAAGGCGAAGGCCCTCGGCTTCCTCGAGGAACTCGCCAAGGCCAGCCCGCTCGGCCGCGGTGCCGAGCCGACCGAGATCGCCGAATGGGTGCTGATGACCGGCGGCCCGAAGAACACCTACATGACCGGCGAAAATGTAATCGTTTCCGGCGGTTACATATACGCTTGA